A stretch of DNA from Pseudonocardia hierapolitana:
AAGGCGTGGGCCTCCGCCAGCAAGGGCTTGACCTCCTCGAGGCCCGCCTCGCTGGGGTTCACGATGCACACCCAGTACTGGGATCCGTAGTGCGGGTGCGGCATCAACCGGTCCTCAGTGGCGTAGTCGAACCCGGTGTCGAGCACCCAGTCGTCATCCCGCCTGCGGGGCGGGGCGCCGAACAGGCTCGTGTAGGTCGCCTTCCGGAGCCCGACGTTGAGCCGGAACGCCCCGTCGCGGTCCAGCTT
This window harbors:
- a CDS encoding DUF6194 family protein, which codes for MDARSVTRYICEEFDHVVAVENEGDTFFTYDPSGRPPEGTWQPFATVVTSDRHDRVSKLDRDGAFRLNVGLRKATYTSLFGAPPRRRDDDWVLDTGFDYATEDRLMPHPHYGSQYWVCIVNPSEAGLEEVKPLLAEAHAFAARKAKGR